The Zonotrichia albicollis isolate bZonAlb1 chromosome 23, bZonAlb1.hap1, whole genome shotgun sequence genome contains the following window.
CAGGCAGAGGGAGCTCCCAGcgctgaaaaaccccaaaatctttgatttccctggattttttgCATCCCTAAAATTGGAGAAAGTCTGGGCCAAGCTGGGACAGGTGaagccctgggagctgtggggagcCGGGGCACTGGGGTTTGTCCTTTGGGTGCACTTCCACTGGGAATCACGGAAttaaatcccatccagccccaccctgggacagctgccaggatcccagggctggatggggctccctCGGTCATTCCTGCAGGGAATAAACCCAACAGGAATCAAAAATCCCTTTTGCCCTTCCCTGGATGCTCTGGCAGCAGTTTCCTCATGTTTTCCCCCAATCCTGCCCTGCCTTAGGATgggaaaaagcagcagagcccaaaACCCACAGAACAGAATTGTCCCTCTCCCAAAGTGCCTTAAGCAGCAGGGGATGGAAATTCATTGAATCCCACCCTGTTCCTTTGGGGTTTATTCCAAGGGACAGCTGGATCCAGGCAGGAACATCCCAAAGGCTCTTTGGGAGGGATGAGAACCccagaaaattcctgcttgggCATCCCAGGGCATGGGAGCGGAGCTGccccaaatttgggggattCTCATTTCCTGAGGCACATTCAGCATTTCCCTGCTGAGAAAACCCAAGGAAAACCCCACGAGGAAGGAGGTGCCTCCAACAAGGCTTTAATCCCAGGATCACCCCAAGGGACTGAGATcattcctctccctccctggagAGCACACCTGGGTCCCCCCAAATCAGCCAAATCCCCAACAAAAGTCCTGGAGAAGCAGCCATTGTCTGGTTTTCTTTAATAAAGATAGGAAGGATTTGTGTTTTCCTGTTAAGGCAaggatctgctgctgctgctcggcTCAGGGGGGCAGCTCTGATtacacaaaaaaagcaaaattacacCTCAAACTAAAGGATTACATTTTAGAGACCatttagaattaaaaaaaccaaaccaaactcaATCCAAAAATAAATTCCACACGGTTTCCTTCTGATTCCCTGTCCTGAGTCCAGTTCCACACCAGATTCTGAGGTACAAGACAATAAATTAAAAGTTCATTCCAACTGCGGGATCACCCTCAATGCGACGTCTTCTTCACCCCCTTCCCGAATTTGGCATCGAGCCCAAGGCCTGGCAGGAGACAAAACAGCAGCTGTGAGCTCTTCAGACCAGCAGGgagatgggaatttggggaaaaaatcagctCAACATCCCCACATTTACCCATGGAATGAGCTGTGAGGAAGGGACTGAACGGATCCGCCGGTCCTGCAggggctcccagggcagggaccccCCTGGATTTTGCCCCCAGACTCACCCAGGAACACCAGGACGGTGCCCACCCACTGCATGGGGCTGATGGGGTTGGCAAAGAGCACCACGGAGGCCAGGATGGTGAAGAACTTGCGGGTGGTGGTGATGATGGAGCAGGTCAGCGGCCCGAAGTACACCACGGTCATGAAGATGAAACTCTGCCCCGGCACAACAGAGCCCCTgtcactggcactgccagccaggGGCAAATCCCAAAGGAAATCCCTTCAAATCCTGGGTTTGAGGGGGTTTGTGGCATCCTGGggtgggctggaagggaccttggagCTCATCCAGGGACACCTGGGATGGGCCCTGGAGCTcatccagggacaccttctcctatcccagggtgctcctggaattccaccccagcccctcatccagggacaccttcccctgtcctaGAGGGTGATCCAGCCTCAGCTTccctggaattccatcccagcccctcatccagggacaccttcccctatccCAGGGTGCTTCAGTCCCAGTTTCCCTGGAATTCCACCCCAGCCCCTcatccagggacaccttcccctatccCAGGGGGTGctcctggaattccatcccagcccctcatcCAGGgtcaccttcccctgtcccagagggtgctcctggaattccatcccagcccctcatccagggacacattcccccacatcccagggtgctccagccccagtttccctggaattccatcccagcctctcatccagggacaccttcccctatccCAGAGGGTGCTCCAGTCCCAGCTTccctggaattccatcccagcccctcatcCTGGAaaaccttcccctgtcccagggtgctcctggaattccatcccagcccctcagggtgcTCCAGCCTCAGCTTCCCCGGAATTCCACCCCAGCCCCTCATCCAGGGAAACCTTCccctatcccagggtgctccagccccagtttccctggaattccatcccagcccctcatcCAGGGAAACCTTCccctatcccagggtgctccagccccagtttccctggaattccatcccagcccctcatcCAGGGAAACCTTCccctatcccagggtgctcctggaattccatcccagcccctcatccagggacacattcccacatcccagggtgctccagcctcagcttccctgggaattccatcccagcccctcatcCAGGGAAACCTTCCCCTATCCCAGAGGGTgctccagcctcagctcccctggaattccatcccagccccttatccagggacaccttcccctgtcccagggtgctcctggaattccatcccaggccctcagggtgctccagccccagctgccctggaattccatcccagcccctcagggtgctccagccccagctcccctggaattccatcccaaccCCTCATCCAGGGaaaccttcccctgtcccagggtgctcctggaattccaccccagcccctcccagagAAGCAAACCCCACCCAAAATCCAAAATCCAAAACCCTGTCCCTGACCTGGCCCAGGGCGCTGGTGAGGCCGAAGAGCAGGATGTTGGAGATGATGCTGGGATAACGCTCCGTGAAGCTCAGGAACTCCCAGAGCTCCCCCGTGAACAGGATCCCTGCAAAACAGCCGGGAGGAGCAGCCTGGATGGGGATCCCACCCTCGAGGGGCCAGGCTGGCCTCAGAACCCCCAAAGCAGGCACTGAACCCCACTAACTCCAGCAGgaaacaccagcagcagcagcagcaatcgCCCTCCTGGTTAATTAGTGAAGGAAAGATCGTTAACTGGGATCAAATTCCAACAGAACAGTGCCCAGCAATTAATCAGGAGTGCTAATCTTGGAATGGTTGGGGTGGAAGGGAATTTGAAGCTGCTCcagtgccaggggcagctcccagcccttctgggctgcagtttgtgctcccagctggagcaggagctgcaggagagcccagggagggcagggctgggccatgacaaaaacccaaaatcccaataaaaccaAACCCCAGAAGGCTCCAGGGCAGGTCCCAGatccagccctggctcctcaCCTGCCCCCAGGAACAGCGTGGACCAGAGGTTGACGTTGAGCATCATGTGGTTGGAGCCAGTCTGGTAGTGAGCCCTCATGTGGTCCTGGGACACCCCAGTGAGCCCGTCCAGGgtcagggacagcagctgggcacacacagacagacacacagacagacagacaggggacACCGTCAGGCCTGCTTCCTCTCCCCAGGGAAAAATGGCAACTCCCCCTTCAGAGCAGTTCCCAACAGGGATTTCagtggggctggagggtgcaGGAGGCTCCTCccagcacacctgggctgctgcaggcccaAGGCACACCTGGGAGCCTGGATTTATCCCAGGTAAATCCCACCTGGGAGCTCAGGTTTATCCCAGGTAAATCCCACCTGGGAGCTCGGGTTTATCCCAGGTAAATCCCATTGAGAGCCTGGGGTTTATCCCAGGTAAACCCCACCTGGGAGCCTGAGTTTATCCCAGGTAAATCCCACCTGGGAGCCCTGGTTTATTCTGGGATAAATCCCACTGAAAGCCTGAGGTTTATCCCAGGTAAATCCCACCTGGGAGCTCGGGTTTATCCCAGGTAAATCCCACCTGGGAACCTGGGGTTTATCCCGGGGTAAATCCCACTGAGAGCCTGGGGTATATCCCAGGTAAATCCCACCTGGGAGCCCGGGGTATATCCCAGGTAAATCCCACCTGGGCACCTGGGGTTTATCCCAGGTAAATCCCACCTGGGAGCTCAGGTTTATCCCGGGGTAAATCCCAGTGGAAATCCTGGAATTTATCCCACGTGAGAGGTAAATCCAACATGGGAGCCCAGGGGCATCCCAGGTAAATCCCATCTGAAACCCTGGAATTTTTTCCAGGTGTAAATCCCACCTGAAACCCTGGAATTTATCCCAGGTGAGGGGTAAATCCCACCTGGCATCCCGGGGTGTATCCAAGGTGTAAATCCCACCTGAAACCCTGGAATTTATTCCAGGTGAGAGGTAAATCCAACATGGgagcccaggtgtatcccaggtaaATCCTATCTAAAACCCTGGAATTTTTTCCAGGTGTAAATCCCACCTGAAACCCTGGAATTTATCCCAGGTGAGGGGCAAATCCAACATGGgagcccaggtgtatcccaggtaaATCCCACCTGAAACGCTGGAATTTTTTCCAGGTGTAAATCCCACCTGAAACCCTGGAATTTATCCCAGGTGAGGGGCAAATCCCAAGTGGgagcccaggtgtatcccaggtaaATCCCACCTGAAACTCTGGAATTTATCCCAGGTGAGAGGTAAATCCCACCTGGCATCCCGGGGTTTATCCAAGGTGTAAATCCCACCTGAAACCCTGGAATTCATCCCAGGTGAGAGGTAAATCCAACATGGGAGCCCAGGGGCATCCCAGGTAAATCCCATCTGAAACCCTGGAATTTTTTCCAGGTGTAAATCCCACCTGAAACCCTGAAATTTATCCCAGGTGAGGGGCAAATCCCAACATGGgagcccaggtgtatcccaggtgtaaaTCCCACCTGAAACCCTGGAATTTATCCCAGGTGAGAGGTAAATCCCACATGGgagcccaggtgtatcccaggtaaATCCCATCTAAAACCCTGGAATTTTTTCCAGGTGTAAATCCCACCTGAAACCCTGGAATTTATCCCAGCTGAGGGGCAAATCCCAACATGGgaacccaggtgtatcccaggtaaATCCCACCTGAAACCCTGGAATTTTTTCCAGGTGTAAATCCCATCTGAAACCCTGGAATTTTTTCCAGGTGTAAATCCCATCTGAAACCCTGGAATTTTTTCCAGGTGTAAATCCCACTTGAAACCCTGGAATTCATCCCAGGTGAGGGGCAAATCCCAACATGGGAGCCCAGGTTTATCCCAGGTGTAAATCCCACCAGAATCCCAGGATTTCTCCCAGGAATAAACCCCACCTGAGTCCCCGGGGCTCCTCCCAGGTGCCACCCCACCAGTGCCAGCActcaccaggagcagctccccatAGCCAAAGATGTGCtcggtgtcccctgtccctttTTTGGGCTTGTAGAGGAACAGGGCCACCCCAGCCACGATGAGCAGCACGCACAGGTACTTGGCTGGGGGGTACCTCTTCCTCAGCAGGGTCACCCCCAGCAGCATCACTGGGAAAAGAGACATCAAAAATGCCCTTAAAGCCCTAAAAAACCACCCCCAGC
Protein-coding sequences here:
- the SLC35B1 gene encoding solute carrier family 35 member B1, which gives rise to MRPPGAPRDVALEVPPALSGPAATMGASAAAGLPERLRLPVCFLGVFACYFYYGILQESITRGRYGEGAKQEKFKYALTLVFIQCVINAAFAKLLIHFVDAARPDRTRGWLYGACSLSYLGAMVSSNSALQFVSYPTQVLGKSCKPIPVMLLGVTLLRKRYPPAKYLCVLLIVAGVALFLYKPKKGTGDTEHIFGYGELLLLLSLTLDGLTGVSQDHMRAHYQTGSNHMMLNVNLWSTLFLGAGILFTGELWEFLSFTERYPSIISNILLFGLTSALGQSFIFMTVVYFGPLTCSIITTTRKFFTILASVVLFANPISPMQWVGTVLVFLGLGLDAKFGKGVKKTSH